From one Leifsonia soli genomic stretch:
- a CDS encoding ArsR/SmtB family transcription factor translates to MDADKPICGRLPDSQFVELAVEVFAMLADATRVRIVLALKDAGELSVNHLADILDKQPSAVSQHLAKLRLARIVATRQDGQRVFYRLENEHASRLVSDAILQAEHSLGGTPRHHHAVAAATEGASA, encoded by the coding sequence ATGGATGCAGACAAGCCGATATGTGGGCGCCTTCCCGATAGCCAGTTCGTCGAGCTGGCGGTGGAGGTCTTCGCGATGCTGGCGGATGCGACGCGGGTGCGGATCGTCCTGGCGTTGAAGGATGCGGGCGAGCTGTCGGTGAACCACTTGGCCGACATTCTCGACAAGCAGCCGTCGGCGGTGTCTCAGCATCTGGCGAAGCTGCGGCTGGCGCGTATCGTGGCGACCCGGCAGGACGGGCAGCGCGTGTTCTATCGGCTGGAGAACGAGCACGCGAGCCGGCTGGTGTCCGATGCGATCTTGCAGGCCGAGCACTCCCTTGGAGGAACTCCCCGGCATCACCATGCTGTGGCGGCGGCCACGGAGGGGGCGTCAGC